The region CGCTTGCGGTGAGCAGGACATCGGCACATCGTCGGTGATGACGGCGACTTCGGATTCGAGGTCGATGCCCCAGCTTTCATCCGGCACGACAATGTCGTCGTGCGGTCCCGCGAAGCTGTCGGATGCGCCTTGATAAATCATCGGCTCCTTGTACATGCTGGCGGGAATATCGGCGTTGCGCGCCCTGCGCACGAGTTCAGCGTGATTCAGAAACGCCGAGCCGTCGAGCCACTGGAACGAACGGGGAAGCGGAGCCCGCACCGGTGACGAAACGAAGTCGACCGCCTCGGCCAGCGATCCTCTGCTCAGCTTTCTGTACACGTCCTCGAGTTCCGCCTCGACCTGAGCCCAGTTCTCGACGGCGACACGCAGACTCGGTGCGATTTTCGGAACCGCGACCGCGCTGAGCAGATCCCGCGAAACAACCACGAGGGCACCGTCGCGGCTGCCGTCATGCAAGCTTGCCAGCTTCATTTCAACCACCTCATCCTTTCGACCTGTTGCACTTCAGTACCCGGCGGTGCGATCGACCTCGTTCAGCAATTTTTCTCCAGCCGATAGCCGTCGCAGATTCTCGATGAACTGCTCGACGACCGGTTCGACCGCCGGTTGCGCCGCGCAATGCGGCGACACCAGCACACGCTCGTGCCGCCAGAACGGACTGTCCAGAGGCAAGGGTTCCGTGGCGAAAACGTCGAGCGCCGCACCGCTCAGATGGCCACTCGCGATGAGTTCGAGTAGATCGTTTTCCACCACGATGCCGCCGCGCGCGACATTGATCACATAGCTATGCCGCGGAAGCTGCGACAAGGTCTCGCGATTGAGAAGACCGCGCGTCTGCATGGTCAGCGGAAGCAGGCAGACCAGGAAGTCGCTCTGACTGAGAAACGGCGCCAGACCTGCCTCGCCGGAAAAGGTCGGAACGGGCGAGTCTGGCCGCTCGTTTCGTACCCACCCCGTCACGCGAAACCCGAGACCGGTCAGCACATCTGCAACGACGCGTCCCATCGAGCCCATGCCCATCAGGCCAACCGTAAACTTGCGCGCGTCCGGTACATCGATCCATTTCCATTCAGCCGCCGCGTGCTGCTTTTCGATGGCTGACAGCGAGCGAAACTGACGCAATATCTGCATCGCGACGAATTGCGCCATGCTGAAGCCGAGGCCGGGATCGACCGCCCGAGTCACCCGCACGTGCGCGGGCAAGTCCTCGCATCCCAGAATGCCGTCGGCGCCCGCACCGGCGGAAGCGACCAGCTTCAACGCAGGCAAACGCGGTACGACGCCGGCCGGCAACCTGAAAGTAAACATCGCCTCGATACTGCTGTCGATGTATTCGGGGAGTGCCGTCAACACTTCGATCTCAGGCGCCGTGGCGCGCAGAACTTCATAACGTTGCTCGACAAATTTCGAGGTTAACAGCATCAGCACGCGCGATTTTTTGAGTTGACCGGTCACGCTGCTCTCTCCACGGCGAACGAGGTATTCCAGCGACGCGCCTGCCGGCAGAGTAGCTGCCAGCGCAAGTCCATCACATACGCGCTCTTGAGAAATCGCTTCGTCTGCAGCAGTTCTTCGTGCGGCAGTAATTTGGCGTCGCCGACAGCGAGACATTGCAACTGGATGCGCGCCGCGTTTTCCAGCACGATGGCGGCAATCACGTTCTCGGCGATCGACGGACCGACGACGATCGAACCATGACTGCGCAGCAGGATCGCGCGATTCTCGCCGAGCCTGGCCGCAATGCTTGCGCCCTCTTCCCTGGCGAGCACAATGCCTTCGAACTCGTCGAAGAGAACAATCTCTTCATAGAAGAGCGCGCCGCTTTGCGTGATCGGCTCAAGGCACTCCCCGACGATGCCGAGCGCCAGCGACGCCTCTGCATGCGTGTGCAGAATGCACGTCACATCCGGGCGGTTTTCGTAGATCTCGGTATGAATGTTCAGCGTCGGATTGCACTTCGCCGTGCCGGTGATGGTCTTCAGATCGAAGTCGACTTCGATCATCTCGTCGGCGGTCGCTTCCTCGAAGCCGTAGCCGAACGGGATCGTCCAGAAGGTCTTCCTGCCGGGCAAACGGGCGGTCAAATGTCCGGCGACGCCACTACCCAGATCATTCATCGCTAACGCCTGGAACGCAAAGACCAGATCTTTAATCAGCGTAATTTCTTCGCGAGATGGCATGGCTGTTTCAACTCCAGATAATGTGTTGATGGAAAACCTGAATGTCTAAAATCGGGACAAGGCGGATCGGCTAGCGATAAGTTTCGGCGCCGGACCCGTCTGTGGAGTGGAGATGAACAGGCTGTGCAAATCCGCGAAATGCGCTATGTAGCGAGGGATTCCGATGCGTTCCACCGGCATTGCGCCCAGGTGAAACAGACAGCGCGCAGGTGGGGCCGCCGGTTACCTGACCGGCAGCAAGCGCTTGTCGTGATCTATCGTCCAACACTGCTCTTCTCCGAACATCGCGAAATATCGCCATGCCGAATTGAACACCAGGACAATTAATCTGAGAAGTTTAAGTATTTTATGGTTTGATGGGTTTTGCAAATAAATGGAGAAGCGCTGAATAACCGCGGGTCAAGAATCGCGCCTCTCTCGTGGCCGTTTAACCGCCTCCTGGAAAAGCTCACCTTGGGTCGATCCGGCGAACTTCCCGCTCCCGGATCAGCTCACCTCCGCTCCATTCACGAAACCTGCGCCCGCCGCGCAAACAACCGCCGCGTCAAATCGAACGCGACCAGGTTCCCCGCCAGCACCAGCAGCAAACCCACCACCGCCAACGCGGACCACTGATAGCCTTCGAACACCGTCGACACCGCCAGCGCCACGATCGGGAACAGCACCGTGCAATACGCGGCTCGCTCGGGGCCCATGCGGCCGACCAGCATCAGGTACGCCGTAAAGCCGATCACCGAACCGAAGATCGACAGATAGCCGAGCGCACCGAGATAGCGGACAGTCGGCTCAACCGCGAACGGCAATCCCGCCAGCGCGCTACCCACCGTCAACACGCCCGCGCCGATCAACATGGCCCAGCTATTGGTCGCGAATGGATGCAGCCCCATCGATTGCATGCGGCTCGACAAAAGGTTGCCGGCGGAGAAGCAGATCGTTCCCAGGAAGGCCACGCCGAGTCCCAACCAGGCGGTGTGATCGCCGAGGTGACCGGTCATCTGCTGGACAAACAGACACACGATGCCGACCAGCCCCAGCAATG is a window of Paraburkholderia sp. D15 DNA encoding:
- a CDS encoding glyoxylate/hydroxypyruvate reductase A, whose product is MSRCRRRQITAARRTAADEAISQERVCDGLALAATLPAGASLEYLVRRGESSVTGQLKKSRVLMLLTSKFVEQRYEVLRATAPEIEVLTALPEYIDSSIEAMFTFRLPAGVVPRLPALKLVASAGAGADGILGCEDLPAHVRVTRAVDPGLGFSMAQFVAMQILRQFRSLSAIEKQHAAAEWKWIDVPDARKFTVGLMGMGSMGRVVADVLTGLGFRVTGWVRNERPDSPVPTFSGEAGLAPFLSQSDFLVCLLPLTMQTRGLLNRETLSQLPRHSYVINVARGGIVVENDLLELIASGHLSGAALDVFATEPLPLDSPFWRHERVLVSPHCAAQPAVEPVVEQFIENLRRLSAGEKLLNEVDRTAGY
- a CDS encoding EamA family transporter, with the protein product MNFALYVVTVLIWGTTWIAIKWQLGVVPPPVSIAWRFGIAALVLFALLRVMRRPIWPPRAAWRYLVAQGLALFCVNFLCFYYAERVVPSGLVAVVFSTAPLLNSINGRLFMGRPLQPSAIAGALLGLVGIVCLFVQQMTGHLGDHTAWLGLGVAFLGTICFSAGNLLSSRMQSMGLHPFATNSWAMLIGAGVLTVGSALAGLPFAVEPTVRYLGALGYLSIFGSVIGFTAYLMLVGRMGPERAAYCTVLFPIVALAVSTVFEGYQWSALAVVGLLLVLAGNLVAFDLTRRLFARRAQVS